In Alkalihalobacillus sp. FSL W8-0930, a single window of DNA contains:
- the hepT gene encoding heptaprenyl diphosphate synthase component II, translating into MKLADIYGHFQTDIKVIEKELEETIQARHDVLRKASTDLLHAGGKRIRPVFVLLAARFGNYDIHALKHIAVSLELIHMASLVHDDVIDDAELRRGRKTIKSQWDNRVAMYAGDYIFAKAVQTAAYFDHRSIHLIISDAIMEMCIGEVEQIRDQFNWDQNIRTYFRRIKRKTALLIAVSCKLGAIAAETSDDIQRRLYLFGYYVGMSFQITDDILDFVGTMEQIGKPAGGDLRQGNVTLPALYAMHHDPELKSEIVQTLSKDQHHADMDSIINRIKESGGIEYAVSVSDQYLAKAFKQLEALPDVEAKTYFLQLAAYIGRRKF; encoded by the coding sequence ATGAAACTAGCAGATATCTATGGACATTTTCAAACAGATATTAAAGTCATTGAAAAAGAATTAGAAGAAACCATCCAAGCAAGGCATGACGTGTTACGAAAAGCCTCAACAGACTTGCTTCATGCAGGTGGAAAGCGTATTCGACCAGTATTTGTGTTACTTGCCGCTAGATTCGGAAATTATGATATTCATGCATTAAAGCATATTGCGGTATCACTCGAGCTTATCCATATGGCTTCACTTGTACATGATGATGTCATTGATGATGCTGAGCTCCGTCGTGGACGCAAAACGATTAAGTCGCAGTGGGACAATCGTGTGGCTATGTATGCAGGGGATTATATTTTTGCAAAAGCTGTTCAAACGGCAGCTTATTTTGACCACCGTTCGATTCATCTCATCATTTCTGATGCTATTATGGAAATGTGTATTGGTGAAGTAGAACAAATTCGTGATCAATTTAATTGGGATCAAAACATACGAACGTATTTCCGTAGAATAAAACGAAAGACTGCACTCTTAATTGCTGTTAGCTGCAAGCTAGGAGCCATTGCTGCAGAAACCTCAGATGATATTCAACGCAGGTTATATCTTTTTGGATATTATGTGGGAATGTCATTTCAAATTACCGATGACATCTTAGACTTTGTTGGTACAATGGAACAGATTGGAAAACCAGCAGGCGGTGATTTAAGACAAGGGAATGTTACGCTTCCTGCGTTATATGCCATGCATCACGACCCAGAATTAAAATCAGAGATTGTTCAGACGTTATCTAAAGATCAGCATCATGCAGACATGGATTCAATCATTAACCGGATTAAAGAATCAGGTGGAATTGAATATGCCGTCTCTGTTAGTGATCAATATCTAGCTAAAGCGTTTAAGCAATTAGAAGCACTACCTGATGTAGAAGCAAAAACCTATTTCTTGCAACTAGCTGCATACATTGGAAGACGTAAATTCTAA
- the ndk gene encoding nucleoside-diphosphate kinase produces MERTYLMVKPDGVQRGLIGEIISRFESKGFTLVGGKFKQISRELAETHYGEHKERPFFGELVDFITSGPVFAMVWEGDNVIKSSRTLVGATNPTEAAPGTIRGDFGVHVGMNIIHGSDSEESAKREIDLFFTSDELITYEKTLKQWI; encoded by the coding sequence ATGGAGCGTACATACTTAATGGTTAAACCAGATGGTGTACAAAGAGGTTTAATCGGAGAAATCATTTCGCGTTTTGAATCAAAAGGTTTTACATTAGTGGGCGGAAAATTCAAACAAATTTCAAGAGAACTAGCCGAGACTCATTATGGTGAGCACAAAGAACGTCCTTTTTTTGGAGAACTTGTTGATTTTATTACCTCAGGACCAGTATTTGCGATGGTATGGGAAGGTGACAACGTCATCAAATCCTCACGTACATTAGTAGGCGCAACCAACCCAACTGAAGCCGCACCTGGAACAATCAGAGGAGATTTTGGTGTTCATGTTGGAATGAACATCATTCATGGCTCTGATTCAGAAGAAAGTGCAAAAAGAGAGATCGATCTCTTTTTCACAAGTGATGAACTCATTACATATGAAAAAACATTAAAGCAGTGGATTTAA
- a CDS encoding protein-glutamate O-methyltransferase CheR, giving the protein MSSNDYERFIHAMKQMTGIDLASYKEAQMKRRLTSFREKKGYADFDSYVKAMKGNQALLEECLERMTINVSEFFRNRSRWDVLDQTIIPSLLQSTRSLKTWSAACSSGEEPYTLAMTLQKHLSPNQFTVLASDLDRVILERAKLGLYGERSIKEVPEEMLHTYFTKKESIYEVDPTLKKYITFKQQNLLTDSFDSNYDLIICRNVMIYFTEETKHTLYQKFSRALRPGGILFVGSTEQIFNPDTYGFKSKETFFYEKV; this is encoded by the coding sequence ATGAGCAGCAACGACTACGAGCGATTTATTCATGCAATGAAACAAATGACCGGGATTGATTTAGCCTCTTATAAAGAAGCTCAGATGAAGCGAAGATTAACTTCGTTTAGAGAGAAAAAAGGATATGCTGATTTTGATTCTTATGTAAAAGCGATGAAAGGCAATCAGGCGTTACTTGAGGAATGTCTTGAGAGAATGACCATTAATGTGTCTGAGTTTTTCCGAAATCGTTCGCGTTGGGACGTATTAGATCAAACGATTATTCCATCGTTGCTACAATCGACGCGATCACTTAAAACGTGGAGTGCAGCCTGTTCATCTGGGGAAGAACCTTATACGCTTGCAATGACTTTACAAAAACACCTCTCTCCAAATCAATTCACTGTTCTAGCATCAGACTTAGACCGAGTGATTCTTGAGCGAGCAAAATTAGGTTTATACGGAGAGCGTTCGATAAAAGAAGTCCCAGAAGAGATGCTACATACATATTTCACTAAAAAAGAATCCATTTATGAAGTGGATCCTACCCTCAAAAAATATATTACGTTTAAGCAACAGAACCTATTAACCGATTCGTTTGATTCAAACTATGATTTAATCATTTGCCGGAATGTCATGATTTATTTTACAGAAGAAACAAAGCATACGCTTTATCAAAAATTTAGTCGTGCGCTGCGTCCAGGTGGGATATTGTTTGTTGGGAGTACCGAACAAATTTTTAATCCTGATACATACGGTTTTAAAAGTAAGGAAACCTTTTTCTATGAGAAGGTATAG